In Euphorbia lathyris chromosome 9, ddEupLath1.1, whole genome shotgun sequence, the following are encoded in one genomic region:
- the LOC136206266 gene encoding uncharacterized protein isoform X2 has product MAKDGPNWEGLLKWSLAHTDGTASARNLSEEDRKWFMEAMQSQSVDVIKRMKEISLVMQAPESVLESQGVTPADLEDMLEELQEHVESIDMANDLHSIGGLVPLLGYLRNSHANIRAKAAEVVTTVVQNNPRCQQLVMEASGLEPLLSNFKSDPDVTVRTKALGAISSLIRHNKPGIAAFRLGNGYTALREALSSDSVRFQRKALNLIHYLLHENSSDCSIVSELGFPRIMLHLASSEDAEVREAALRGLLDIAQDQTHGIGGTLSEDDEKLKQLLEDRIKGITLMSSEDLGAAKEERQLVDLLWNACYNEPSSLREKGLLVLAGEDGDTLPPDVASKHFEPTLRALAADPNTNQNSNKEKEKKNPPLLLGLGPPPETANAQRNASTEVNVDEQRTAPR; this is encoded by the exons ATGGCTAAAGACGGACCCAACTGGGAAGGTTTGTTAAAATGGAGTCTCGCTCACACTGATGGGACTGCTTCTGCTCGCAATCTCAG TGAGGAGGATCGAAAATGGTTTATGGAAGCTATGCAATCGCAAAGTGTTGATGTGATTAAGCGCATGAAGGAGATAAGTCTTGTcatgcaagctccagaatcagtcCTGGAGTCTCAAGGAGTCACTCCTGCTGATCTTGAAG ATATGTTGGAGGAATTGCAAGAGCACGTTGAGTCGATTGACATGGCAAATG ATCTTCATTCCATAGGTGGTTTGGTTCCTCTTCTTGGTTATCTAAGGAACTCCCATGCCAACATCAGAGCTAAGGCTGCTGAGGTCGTAACCACCGTTGTCCAGAATAACCCTCGTTGTCAGCAATTGGTTATGGAAGCAAGTGGCTTAGAACCTCTTCTTTCTAATTTCAAGTCAGATCCAGATGTGACTGTTCGAACCAAAGCACTTGGTGCAATATCCT CTTTAATCCGACACAACAAGCCAGGTATTGCTGCCTTCCGTTTGGGAAATGGTTACACAGCTTTGAGAGAAGCTTTGAGTTCAGATAGTGTTAGATTTCAAAG GAAAGCTCTCAATTTGATCCATTACCTATTGCATGAGAATAGTTCAGATTGTAGCATTGTAAGTGAGTTAGGATTCCCACGCATAATGCTGCACCTTGCATCGAGTGAAGATGCTGAGGTACGAGAGGCTGCCCTGAGGGGCCTTCTTGATATTGCTCAAGACCAGACACATGGAATTGGTGGCACATTAAGTGAAGATGATGAGAAGTTGAAGCAACTGCTTGAAGACCGGATAAAGGGTATTACGTTGATGTCGTCTGAAGATCTGGGAGCTGCTAAAGAAGAGAGACAGCTGGTTGATTTGCTGTGGAACGCCTGCTATAATGAACCATCATCTCTACGTGAGAAGGGCCTTCTTGTTCTTGCTGGCGAAGATGGAGATACTTTGCCACCTGATGTTGCAAGCAAGCATTTTGAACCTACTCTTAGAGCATTGGCTGCAGATCCAAATACTAATCAAAATTCCAataaggaaaaggaaaagaaaaatccTCCTTTATTATTAGGATTGGGTCCGCCACCAGAGACCGCAAATGCTCAGAGGAATGCAAGCACTGAGGTAAATGTAGATGAGCAGCGGACTGCCCCAAGATAG
- the LOC136207387 gene encoding glutamine--tRNA ligase-like, with protein sequence MRNHWLLLSDDIESNRSSSPQLFYTVSTLLAVQLIIWNETVGDLFAHVRKRTAADNEKPSKQKEKPAKVEDKKIPNDKPVPPSEEELNPFLIFPNPDENFKVHTEIFFSNDSVLRSCNTQEMLHKHLNATEGKVLTRFPPEPNGYLHIGHAKAMFVSFGLAKERDGGCYLRFDDTNPEAEKKEYMDHIEEIVDWMGWKPFKITYTSDYFQDIYDLAVELIRRGHAYVDHQTPDEIK encoded by the exons ATGCGTAAT CATTGGCTCCTTCTCTCCGACGACATTGAAAGTAATCGGTCTTCTTCTCCTCAACTTTTTTACACTGTCTCAACTCTCCTTGCAGTCCAACTCATAATCTGGAATGAGACAG TTGGCGATCTTTTTGCACATGTTCGCAAGAGGACTGCAGCTGATAATGAGAAGCCTTCAAAGCAGAAGGAAAAGCCTGCAAAAGTTGAG GACAAAAAAATTCCCAATGATAAGCCAGTGCCGCCATCTGAGGAAGAACTTAATCCATTTCTGATCTTTCCCAATCCTGATGAAAATTTCAAG GTACATACTGAAATATTCTTCAGCAATGACTCTGTTTTGAGAAGTTGCAACACCCAGGAAATGCTGCATAAGCACTTAAATGCAACAGAGGGGAAAGTTCTTACTCGCTTCCCGCCTGAACCAAATGGATACCTGCACATTGGCCATGCAAAG gctatgtttgTTAGCTTTGGCCTGGCAAAAGAGCGAGATGGGGGCTGCTACCTCAG ATTTGATGATACAAACCCTGAGGCGGAAAAGAAGGAATATATGGATCACATCGAAGAAATTGTTGACTGGATGGGTTGGAAACCCTTCAAG ATTACTTACACTAGTGATTATTTCCAAGATATTTATGATTTAGCAGTTGAACTGATAAGAAGGGGTCACGCTTATGTTGATCACCAGACACCTGATGAAATTAAGTAG
- the LOC136206266 gene encoding uncharacterized protein isoform X1 codes for MAKDGPNWEGLLKWSLAHTDGTASARNLSEEDRKWFMEAMQSQSVDVIKRMKEISLVMQAPESVLESQGVTPADLEDMLEELQEHVESIDMANGGLVPLLGYLRNSHANIRAKAAEVVTTVVQNNPRCQQLVMEASGLEPLLSNFKSDPDVTVRTKALGAISSLIRHNKPGIAAFRLGNGYTALREALSSDSVRFQRKALNLIHYLLHENSSDCSIVSELGFPRIMLHLASSEDAEVREAALRGLLDIAQDQTHGIGGTLSEDDEKLKQLLEDRIKGITLMSSEDLGAAKEERQLVDLLWNACYNEPSSLREKGLLVLAGEDGDTLPPDVASKHFEPTLRALAADPNTNQNSNKEKEKKNPPLLLGLGPPPETANAQRNASTEVNVDEQRTAPR; via the exons ATGGCTAAAGACGGACCCAACTGGGAAGGTTTGTTAAAATGGAGTCTCGCTCACACTGATGGGACTGCTTCTGCTCGCAATCTCAG TGAGGAGGATCGAAAATGGTTTATGGAAGCTATGCAATCGCAAAGTGTTGATGTGATTAAGCGCATGAAGGAGATAAGTCTTGTcatgcaagctccagaatcagtcCTGGAGTCTCAAGGAGTCACTCCTGCTGATCTTGAAG ATATGTTGGAGGAATTGCAAGAGCACGTTGAGTCGATTGACATGGCAAATG GTGGTTTGGTTCCTCTTCTTGGTTATCTAAGGAACTCCCATGCCAACATCAGAGCTAAGGCTGCTGAGGTCGTAACCACCGTTGTCCAGAATAACCCTCGTTGTCAGCAATTGGTTATGGAAGCAAGTGGCTTAGAACCTCTTCTTTCTAATTTCAAGTCAGATCCAGATGTGACTGTTCGAACCAAAGCACTTGGTGCAATATCCT CTTTAATCCGACACAACAAGCCAGGTATTGCTGCCTTCCGTTTGGGAAATGGTTACACAGCTTTGAGAGAAGCTTTGAGTTCAGATAGTGTTAGATTTCAAAG GAAAGCTCTCAATTTGATCCATTACCTATTGCATGAGAATAGTTCAGATTGTAGCATTGTAAGTGAGTTAGGATTCCCACGCATAATGCTGCACCTTGCATCGAGTGAAGATGCTGAGGTACGAGAGGCTGCCCTGAGGGGCCTTCTTGATATTGCTCAAGACCAGACACATGGAATTGGTGGCACATTAAGTGAAGATGATGAGAAGTTGAAGCAACTGCTTGAAGACCGGATAAAGGGTATTACGTTGATGTCGTCTGAAGATCTGGGAGCTGCTAAAGAAGAGAGACAGCTGGTTGATTTGCTGTGGAACGCCTGCTATAATGAACCATCATCTCTACGTGAGAAGGGCCTTCTTGTTCTTGCTGGCGAAGATGGAGATACTTTGCCACCTGATGTTGCAAGCAAGCATTTTGAACCTACTCTTAGAGCATTGGCTGCAGATCCAAATACTAATCAAAATTCCAataaggaaaaggaaaagaaaaatccTCCTTTATTATTAGGATTGGGTCCGCCACCAGAGACCGCAAATGCTCAGAGGAATGCAAGCACTGAGGTAAATGTAGATGAGCAGCGGACTGCCCCAAGATAG
- the LOC136206332 gene encoding thaumatin-like protein, translating into MTSPSVLFFFFFLLASFSSSNGEQLIIVNNCNESIWPGVLGGAGHPTFKDGGFHLASGEEVVVDLPDKWSGRLWGRQGCSFDNDGKGSCDTGDCLGFLHCNGMGGDPPATVVEMTLGSATSPLHFYDVSLVDGFNLPVSMAPVGGGVGCGVASCDVDVNICCPSALEVRKNGRVVGCKSACLAMQSAKYCCTGDYANPNTCKPTLFANFFKAICPKAYSYAFDDSSSLNRCRASRYVITFCPPPK; encoded by the exons ATGACATCTCCTTcagttcttttctttttcttcttcctcctggCCTCTTTCTCCTCTTCAA ATGGGGAACAGCTGATTATCGTCAACAACTGCAATGAAAGCATATGGCCCGGAGTACTCGGAGGAGCAGGTCACCCCACCTTCAAAGACGGCGGATTCCACCTCGCCAGTGGAGAGGAAGTGGTCGTGGACTTACCTGACAAATGGTCAGGCCGTCTATGGGGTAGACAAGGATGTTCATTCGATAACGACGGAAAAGGGTCATGTGACACCGGGGATTGCTTAGGATTTCTTCATTGTAACGGAATGGGAGGTGATCCGCCAGCAACAGTGGTGGAAATGACACTGGGATCGGCTACTTCGCCTTTACATTTCTATGATGTTAGTCTTGTTGATGGGTTCAACTTGCCTGTTTCAATGGCACCTGTTGGAGGTGGGGTTGGATGTGGAGTAGCTTCATGTGATGTTGATGTGAATATCTGTTGTCCATCTGCTCTTGAAGTTAGGAAAAATGGGAGAGTTGTGGGTTGTAAAAGTGCTTGTTTAGCTATGCAATCAGCTAAGTATTGTTGCACTGGAGATTATGCTAATCCAAATACTTGCAAGCCTACACTTTTTGCTAATTTCTTCAAAGCTATTTGTCCTAAGGCTTATAGTTATGCTTTTGATGATTCTTCTAGCCTTAACAGATGCAGAGCTTCTAGGTATGTTATTACTTTCTGCCCACCACCTAAATGA